A DNA window from Leptolyngbya sp. KIOST-1 contains the following coding sequences:
- a CDS encoding amino acid ABC transporter ATP-binding protein, which translates to MTATLPAIDTPVIACENLHKSYGPIEVLKGVSTAFTKGDVVSIIGPSGCGKSTFLRCLNRLEAINQGHLEVMGQDVSAPKLPRQALYHLRSQVSMVFQHFNLFPHLTVLENLMLAPRKVLKFPAGDCQDLAAHYLAKVGLSDRAEAYPEQLSGGQKQRVAIARSLCMKPVAILFDEPTSALDPELVGEVLGVMRQLAEEGMTMVVVTHEMQFAREVSNRVLFFNDGVIEEEGRPGEVFSHPRSDRLRAFLSRLSQN; encoded by the coding sequence ATGACCGCTACCCTGCCTGCGATCGACACCCCGGTGATTGCCTGCGAAAACCTGCACAAGAGCTACGGTCCCATCGAGGTGCTCAAGGGAGTTAGCACCGCCTTTACTAAGGGCGATGTGGTGTCAATCATTGGCCCGTCGGGCTGCGGCAAGAGCACCTTCCTGCGCTGCCTAAATCGGCTAGAGGCCATCAACCAGGGTCACCTGGAGGTGATGGGGCAGGACGTGTCGGCCCCTAAGCTGCCCCGGCAGGCGCTCTACCACCTGCGCAGCCAGGTGAGCATGGTGTTTCAGCACTTCAACCTGTTCCCTCACCTGACGGTGCTGGAAAATTTGATGCTGGCCCCGCGCAAGGTACTCAAGTTTCCGGCCGGCGACTGTCAGGACCTGGCCGCCCACTACCTGGCCAAAGTGGGCCTCAGCGATCGCGCCGAGGCCTATCCCGAGCAGCTTTCCGGTGGCCAAAAGCAGCGGGTGGCGATCGCCCGCAGCCTCTGTATGAAGCCCGTCGCCATCCTGTTTGACGAGCCCACCAGCGCCCTTGACCCCGAACTCGTCGGCGAGGTACTGGGGGTGATGCGCCAGCTGGCCGAGGAGGGCATGACCATGGTGGTGGTCACCCACGAAATGCAGTTTGCCCGCGAAGTCTCCAACCGGGTGCTGTTTTTCAACGACGGCGTCATCGAAGAAGAAGGCAGGCCGGGAGAGGTGTTTAGCCATCCCCGCAGCGATCGCCTGAGGGCGTTTCTCAGCCGCCTGAGCCAGAATTAG
- the rpsD gene encoding 30S ribosomal protein S4 → MARYRGARLRVVRRLGELPGLSRKSPRKAYPPGQHGQDRKKKSEYAVRLEEKQKLRFNYGLTEKQLLRYVKKARRAGGSTGLVILQLLEMRLDNTVFRLGFGPTIPSARQVVNHGHICVNGRVVSIPSYQCRPGDVITVRDRDASKKLVEANLEFPGLANVPSHLELDKAKLTAKVNGIIEREWVALNINELLVVEYYSRKA, encoded by the coding sequence ATGGCGCGATACAGAGGCGCTCGCCTGCGGGTTGTACGCCGCCTGGGTGAGCTACCGGGTCTGTCCCGCAAATCCCCCCGCAAGGCCTATCCCCCTGGGCAGCACGGCCAGGACCGCAAGAAAAAGTCTGAATATGCGGTGCGGCTCGAAGAAAAGCAAAAGCTGCGCTTCAACTACGGCCTGACCGAGAAGCAGCTGCTGCGCTACGTGAAGAAAGCCCGTCGGGCCGGTGGTTCGACCGGGCTGGTGATCCTACAGCTGCTCGAAATGCGGCTCGACAACACTGTCTTTCGGCTTGGCTTTGGGCCCACCATTCCCTCGGCCCGTCAGGTAGTCAACCACGGCCACATCTGCGTCAACGGTCGGGTGGTGTCAATTCCCAGCTACCAGTGCCGCCCCGGTGATGTGATCACCGTGCGCGATCGCGATGCCTCCAAGAAACTGGTTGAAGCCAACCTGGAGTTTCCCGGTCTGGCCAACGTGCCCAGCCATCTCGAACTGGACAAAGCCAAGCTGACCGCCAAGGTCAACGGCATCATTGAGCGCGAGTGGGTGGCCCTCAACATCAACGAACTGCTGGTGGTTGAGTACTACTCCCGTAAGGCCTAA
- a CDS encoding HNH endonuclease — translation MSVAKPVPMPCQLCHRPVADLTEHHLVPRQYTRRRKLPTSDTVLLCRPCHKHIHTLFDNHTLAREFNTLERLQAEPRLQRFVAWVSKQQLDKRVRSYR, via the coding sequence ATGTCTGTAGCCAAGCCAGTGCCCATGCCCTGCCAGCTGTGCCATCGTCCGGTGGCCGATCTGACTGAACATCACCTGGTGCCCCGCCAGTACACCCGCAGGCGCAAGCTCCCCACCAGTGACACGGTGCTGCTGTGCCGCCCCTGCCACAAACACATTCATACCCTGTTCGACAACCACACCCTGGCCCGCGAGTTCAACACTTTAGAACGCCTGCAGGCTGAACCCAGGCTACAACGGTTTGTCGCCTGGGTGAGCAAGCAGCAGCTAGACAAGCGGGTCAGGAGCTATCGGTAG
- a CDS encoding universal stress protein: MFKKILVALDNSPHREAVFEKALDLARATQAQLMLCHVLSAYEDGSPGIPIRSYQAYYPVLEDSTWRLYQQRWEEFEAQGIAQLRQEQEIAAAAGVTAEFTQVTGEPAAMICNVADSWQADLIMVGSHGRRGLSELLLGSVSNYVMHRATCSVLVVHPTTDAASTPAPATASATA; encoded by the coding sequence ATGTTTAAGAAAATCTTGGTTGCTCTCGATAACTCACCCCATCGCGAAGCCGTGTTTGAAAAAGCGCTGGACCTCGCCCGCGCTACCCAAGCTCAGCTCATGCTCTGCCATGTGCTCTCCGCCTACGAAGATGGCAGCCCCGGCATTCCCATTCGCTCCTACCAGGCCTACTATCCAGTGCTCGAAGACTCCACCTGGCGGCTGTACCAGCAGCGGTGGGAGGAGTTTGAAGCCCAGGGCATTGCCCAACTGCGCCAGGAGCAGGAAATTGCCGCCGCCGCCGGGGTCACCGCTGAATTTACCCAGGTGACCGGGGAACCCGCCGCCATGATCTGCAACGTGGCCGACTCGTGGCAGGCCGACCTGATTATGGTGGGAAGCCACGGTCGGCGGGGCCTCAGCGAACTGCTGCTGGGCAGCGTCAGCAACTACGTCATGCACCGGGCCACCTGCTCAGTGCTGGTGGTGCATCCAACGACTGACGCCGCTAGCACCCCCGCCCCCGCCACGGCCAGCGCCACGGCCTAG
- a CDS encoding metal ABC transporter solute-binding protein, Zn/Mn family, giving the protein MVFNPGTATVVRWSGRLGLVLALGLVGCSGDDVAVTSPDDAAAAEAESPVVVATTSVICDLTEQIAETTVALTCLLEPGVDPHTYQVRPSDRQAIEQADLILYDGYNAAPSLIAVVENSTTAAERVAVFEVAVPDPLLGAAHDHSHDHGHDHSHDHGHDHDHDHGHDHDHDHGATADGELVPDPHVWHNPIHNAAMVSVIADSLAQINPDQADFYAENADRLASQFAEIDRWIQAQVTTVPADQRQLVTTHEAFNYFAAAYGFEVKGALSGLSTEERPTPGAMRALVDQVKAAQVPAIFAEDTTNPQLIESVANDAGVSVAEQPLLVEGPGERGSDAETVQAMLVANTCTIVSALGGECDRASAPL; this is encoded by the coding sequence ATGGTTTTCAATCCAGGGACGGCGACGGTGGTTCGCTGGTCGGGACGCCTGGGCCTGGTGCTGGCCCTCGGTTTAGTCGGCTGCAGCGGTGACGATGTTGCGGTGACATCCCCCGACGATGCCGCCGCTGCTGAGGCTGAAAGTCCGGTGGTGGTGGCGACTACCAGCGTAATCTGCGATTTGACCGAGCAGATTGCAGAGACAACGGTAGCGCTCACCTGTCTGCTCGAGCCCGGCGTCGATCCCCACACCTACCAGGTCCGGCCCTCCGATCGCCAGGCGATTGAGCAGGCCGATCTGATTCTCTACGACGGCTACAACGCAGCGCCCAGCCTGATTGCTGTGGTCGAAAACAGCACCACCGCTGCCGAACGGGTAGCGGTTTTTGAAGTGGCGGTGCCCGATCCGCTTTTGGGGGCAGCCCATGACCACAGTCACGACCACGGCCATGATCACAGCCACGACCACGGTCATGACCATGACCACGACCACGGCCACGACCACGACCATGACCACGGCGCTACGGCGGACGGTGAGCTAGTGCCCGATCCCCACGTCTGGCACAATCCCATCCACAACGCCGCCATGGTGAGCGTCATTGCTGACTCGCTGGCGCAGATCAACCCCGACCAGGCCGATTTCTATGCAGAAAACGCCGATCGCCTGGCCAGCCAGTTCGCCGAAATCGATCGTTGGATTCAGGCCCAGGTGACAACGGTGCCCGCCGACCAGCGACAGTTGGTCACCACCCACGAGGCGTTTAACTACTTTGCCGCTGCCTATGGCTTTGAGGTGAAGGGGGCACTCAGCGGGTTGAGTACTGAGGAAAGGCCCACCCCTGGGGCGATGAGGGCCCTGGTCGATCAGGTGAAGGCCGCCCAGGTGCCCGCCATCTTTGCCGAAGACACCACCAACCCGCAGCTGATCGAATCGGTGGCCAACGATGCCGGGGTGAGCGTAGCCGAGCAGCCGCTGCTCGTCGAAGGTCCAGGGGAGCGGGGCAGCGATGCCGAAACCGTACAGGCCATGCTGGTGGCCAACACCTGCACGATTGTGTCGGCTCTGGGGGGAGAGTGCGATCGCGCCAGTGCCCCCCTGTAG
- a CDS encoding metal ABC transporter ATP-binding protein has product MLEVQNLSVNYRGVTALEDVSLSVGAGELVGLIGPNGAGKSTLIQAMLGLVPSRGQVLFQGMPLRRRRRLIAYVPQRSRIDWNYPITAGQVAMMAQSALAGWFRQPSQRAKQRVTVALERVDMLHLCDRPIGQLSGGQQQRVFLARALAQNADLLLLDEPFTGIDKKTEALMLGIFAELQAEGKTLMVCNHEWGDALQRYDRLLLLNRRLLADDTPAAVMTFDNIQRAYGQGPQLSHSRSAYTDFFC; this is encoded by the coding sequence ATGCTAGAGGTTCAAAACCTGTCTGTCAACTACCGGGGAGTGACGGCCCTGGAGGATGTTTCCCTATCGGTAGGGGCGGGGGAACTGGTGGGGTTGATTGGCCCCAACGGAGCAGGCAAAAGCACCCTGATTCAGGCCATGCTGGGGCTGGTGCCCAGCCGTGGGCAGGTGCTATTTCAGGGAATGCCGCTGCGGCGACGGCGGCGGTTGATCGCCTACGTGCCCCAGCGATCGCGCATCGACTGGAACTACCCGATTACCGCTGGGCAGGTGGCGATGATGGCCCAGTCCGCCCTGGCGGGCTGGTTTCGCCAACCCAGTCAGCGGGCCAAACAGCGGGTTACGGTAGCCCTGGAGCGGGTGGATATGCTGCACCTGTGCGATCGCCCCATCGGTCAGCTCTCCGGCGGTCAGCAGCAGCGCGTATTTCTGGCCCGCGCCCTGGCCCAGAACGCTGACCTGCTGCTTTTGGACGAACCCTTCACCGGCATCGACAAAAAAACCGAAGCCCTGATGCTGGGCATCTTTGCCGAACTCCAGGCCGAAGGCAAAACCCTGATGGTGTGCAACCACGAGTGGGGCGACGCGCTGCAGCGCTACGATCGCCTGCTGCTGCTCAACCGCCGCCTGCTTGCCGACGACACCCCCGCCGCCGTTATGACCTTTGACAACATTCAGCGAGCCTACGGTCAGGGACCCCAACTCAGCCACAGCCGCAGCGCCTACACCGACTTTTTTTGCTGA
- a CDS encoding DUF2949 domain-containing protein, with protein MPSQRQKQLIEFLQTELAVSSEAIAMGLRKAGQTTNLLPMALWQYGLVTTEQLSQIFDWLEDVGPAAP; from the coding sequence ATGCCCTCCCAACGTCAAAAACAGCTGATTGAATTTCTCCAGACGGAGTTAGCCGTTTCGTCGGAGGCGATCGCCATGGGGCTGCGAAAAGCCGGACAGACCACCAATCTGTTACCCATGGCCCTGTGGCAGTACGGTCTGGTCACCACCGAACAGCTCAGCCAGATTTTTGACTGGCTGGAGGATGTCGGCCCCGCCGCGCCCTGA
- the mscL gene encoding large conductance mechanosensitive channel protein MscL, which produces MANGIGGRRARARSFWDDFRAFALKGNVVDLAVAVIIGGAFGAIITSLVEDILMPAIINPLLAEAGTDWREAVVGPGIRLGSFLGTIIDFLIIALVLFLIIRTFERLKRKEAAADPEPTIEEKLNDTLTRLTAYLESRPR; this is translated from the coding sequence ATGGCCAACGGTATAGGGGGGCGTCGCGCCCGGGCGCGCAGCTTTTGGGACGACTTTAGAGCCTTTGCGCTCAAGGGGAATGTGGTTGACCTGGCCGTAGCGGTTATTATCGGCGGTGCCTTTGGGGCGATCATCACCTCCCTGGTCGAAGATATTCTGATGCCCGCCATCATTAACCCGCTGCTGGCCGAGGCTGGCACCGACTGGCGCGAGGCGGTGGTTGGCCCTGGCATTCGCCTGGGCAGCTTTTTGGGCACCATTATCGACTTTTTGATCATTGCCCTGGTGCTGTTCCTGATCATTCGCACCTTTGAGCGTTTGAAGCGTAAGGAGGCCGCCGCCGACCCAGAACCCACCATTGAAGAAAAGCTCAACGATACCCTGACTCGTCTCACCGCCTATCTGGAGAGTCGTCCCCGATAG
- a CDS encoding cyclic nucleotide-binding domain-containing protein, with the protein MLEPIQVIELLATTPNHQTYGAGDTIFEIGTPGNYMYGVMEGTVELWVAGAVVETISTGDVFGEGALVQIPHVRASTAVAKTDCRLALVDEAHFKFLVQETPLFALEVIRSLSTRLRAFKAG; encoded by the coding sequence ATGCTAGAACCGATTCAAGTCATTGAGCTGTTGGCCACAACCCCGAACCATCAGACCTATGGGGCTGGCGATACCATTTTTGAGATCGGCACCCCCGGCAACTACATGTATGGCGTGATGGAGGGCACCGTGGAGCTGTGGGTGGCAGGAGCCGTGGTGGAAACCATTTCTACGGGAGATGTCTTTGGCGAAGGCGCCCTGGTGCAAATTCCCCACGTGCGAGCCTCGACAGCGGTGGCCAAAACCGATTGTCGGCTAGCGCTGGTCGATGAAGCTCACTTTAAATTTTTGGTGCAGGAAACCCCGCTATTTGCCCTCGAAGTGATTCGCAGCCTCTCAACCCGTCTGCGAGCCTTCAAGGCCGGGTGA
- a CDS encoding glucose-6-phosphate isomerase, producing MDAAALWQRYKDWLYYHEGLGFYLDVSRMGFDDAFVAAMQPRFEKAFADMAALEAGAIANPDENRMVGHYWLRDADLAPTPELKQDILETLTSIEQFASQVRTGSIYPPGQEHFTDVLSIGIGGSALGPQFVAQALGPDFPPLAIHFIDNTDPEGIDRLLARLEDKLPTTLVIVTSKSGGTAETRNGMVEVRTRFEQRGLNFPKQAVAVTGRGSKLENQALSEGWLATFPMRDWVGGRTSELSAVGLLPAALQSISIRSILGGAKEMDAATRIPDLRRNPAALIALAWYYAGNGKGEKDMVVLPYKDSLLLFSRYLQQLVMESLGKEKDLDGNLVYQGIAVYGNKGSTDQHAYVQQLREGVASFFVTFIEVLKDRAGDSVEMEPGATSGDFLFGFLQGTRKALYENQRQSITLTIPEVNAHTVGALIALYERAVGFYASLVNINAYHQPGVEAGKQAAAGVLDLQQAIVSTLAQSDQPLSLSDLATRAGAPDQIETIYAIARHLHANQRSLVIHGNPGHPEAIKIALLR from the coding sequence ATGGATGCCGCCGCTCTCTGGCAACGCTACAAAGACTGGCTCTACTACCATGAGGGTCTGGGCTTTTACCTGGATGTTAGCCGCATGGGCTTTGACGATGCCTTTGTAGCGGCCATGCAGCCCCGCTTCGAAAAGGCCTTTGCGGACATGGCGGCGCTGGAGGCGGGGGCGATCGCCAACCCCGACGAAAACCGCATGGTGGGCCACTACTGGCTGCGCGATGCCGACCTGGCCCCTACCCCCGAGCTGAAGCAGGACATTCTGGAGACCCTGACCAGCATTGAGCAGTTTGCCAGTCAGGTGCGCACCGGCAGCATTTACCCCCCGGGGCAAGAGCACTTCACCGACGTGCTCTCCATCGGCATCGGCGGTTCAGCCCTGGGTCCGCAGTTTGTGGCGCAGGCCCTGGGGCCAGACTTTCCGCCCCTGGCTATCCACTTCATCGACAACACCGATCCCGAGGGCATCGATCGCCTGCTGGCTCGCCTCGAAGACAAGCTGCCCACCACCCTGGTGATCGTCACCTCTAAGTCGGGGGGCACGGCCGAAACCCGCAACGGCATGGTCGAAGTCCGCACCCGGTTTGAGCAGCGGGGGCTCAACTTTCCCAAGCAGGCCGTGGCCGTCACCGGACGGGGCAGCAAGCTGGAAAATCAGGCCCTCAGCGAGGGCTGGTTGGCCACCTTCCCCATGCGCGACTGGGTGGGGGGGCGCACCTCCGAGTTGTCGGCGGTGGGGCTGCTGCCCGCCGCTCTGCAGAGCATCAGCATTCGCTCAATTTTGGGCGGGGCCAAGGAAATGGACGCCGCCACCCGCATCCCCGACCTGCGCCGCAACCCCGCCGCCCTGATTGCCCTGGCCTGGTACTACGCGGGCAACGGCAAGGGCGAAAAGGACATGGTGGTGCTGCCCTACAAGGACAGTCTGCTGCTGTTTAGCCGCTACCTGCAGCAGCTGGTGATGGAGTCGCTGGGCAAGGAAAAAGACCTGGATGGCAACCTGGTCTACCAGGGCATCGCCGTCTATGGCAACAAAGGCTCCACCGACCAACACGCCTACGTGCAGCAGCTGCGCGAGGGGGTGGCCAGCTTCTTTGTCACCTTTATCGAGGTGCTGAAGGACCGGGCCGGAGACTCGGTGGAGATGGAGCCCGGTGCCACCAGCGGCGACTTTCTGTTTGGCTTTTTGCAGGGCACCCGCAAGGCGCTCTACGAAAACCAGCGCCAGTCGATTACCCTCACCATTCCCGAGGTCAACGCCCACACGGTTGGGGCCCTAATTGCCCTCTACGAGCGGGCGGTGGGCTTCTACGCCTCGCTGGTGAATATCAACGCCTACCACCAGCCGGGGGTGGAGGCGGGCAAACAGGCCGCCGCTGGGGTGCTCGACCTGCAGCAGGCTATTGTCAGCACCCTGGCCCAGAGCGATCAGCCCCTCAGCCTGAGCGATCTGGCGACAAGGGCGGGGGCACCCGACCAGATCGAGACCATCTACGCGATCGCGCGACACCTCCACGCCAACCAGCGCAGCCTGGTGATCCACGGCAACCCCGGCCACCCCGAGGCGATCAAGATTGCGCTGCTGCGGTGA
- a CDS encoding Bax inhibitor-1 family protein, giving the protein MSNTSNFREAINKARGQSLVGPNVVKNALPFVGGGLILTALGSFGGLSVMASNPAIFMPTFWVALIAQLVLFFVAMNIAAKGNNGTALPLLATYSLLTGYTLSGLLAVALGTAGVGIMGIGSAALACGVVFIAARQIGSNLSEEDGFALTKTIGIGVVAVLLAVVGQFIFSLFGGPIPQFLDIAISGLGVLVFCGASVVDFFILPRTYKDEQYLSAALSMYLTYINLFVFILRLLIAINRD; this is encoded by the coding sequence TTGAGTAATACCAGCAACTTTCGTGAAGCCATTAACAAGGCCAGGGGGCAGTCCCTAGTCGGCCCCAACGTTGTTAAAAATGCCCTGCCCTTTGTTGGTGGTGGCCTGATCTTAACCGCCCTGGGTTCCTTTGGCGGTTTGAGTGTGATGGCTAGCAATCCGGCCATCTTTATGCCCACGTTTTGGGTCGCCCTGATTGCCCAACTGGTGCTCTTCTTTGTGGCCATGAACATCGCAGCCAAGGGCAACAATGGCACCGCCCTGCCCCTGCTGGCCACCTACAGCCTGCTGACGGGCTACACCCTGAGCGGTCTGCTGGCTGTGGCCCTGGGCACCGCCGGGGTTGGCATTATGGGCATTGGGTCGGCGGCGCTGGCCTGCGGCGTGGTGTTCATTGCCGCCCGCCAGATTGGCTCCAATCTGTCTGAGGAAGACGGCTTTGCCCTGACCAAAACCATCGGCATCGGCGTTGTCGCCGTGCTGCTGGCGGTGGTCGGTCAGTTTATCTTTAGCCTGTTCGGCGGCCCCATTCCTCAGTTCCTGGACATTGCGATCTCTGGCCTGGGCGTACTCGTGTTCTGCGGCGCTTCGGTGGTGGACTTTTTCATCCTGCCCCGCACCTACAAAGACGAGCAGTATCTGTCGGCGGCCCTGTCGATGTACCTCACCTACATCAACCTGTTTGTGTTCATTCTGCGCCTGCTGATCGCCATCAACCGTGACTAG
- a CDS encoding flavin monoamine oxidase family protein, translated as MAHTRLFQLLRQAVAKASSAEDDAEPFKPTNPAAGVTLSRRQMLRCSALAAALAIDGNLPQGDAGRSPRIAIVGGGLAGLNAAYTLQKLGLAATVYEAKPYVGGRIQSRAGLVMPGLVNDLGAAFINSDHRDMLALVEELGLELFDRRSLTATLPFPEAAFYFEGRAIAEDELVAAMTPLARQIGRDAGLLMVDFDRYAPQFDALSVADYLALHRDLLSERYVGSLLCATIRTEYGVEAHQSSALQLLFNLPQVRNHRAEPLGADELFLVQGGTGQIPQALAARLQTPVQTGWRLRSLRSQGQGFCLAFNRGTVEADYVVLALPLPALRRVDLAVDLPSTLGQFIAECGPGRNEKIFAGFTHRPWLQPQGFTGGAWSDMGYSGLWDDTQRQRDHHQGVLTFFLGGDELGGAEGPVTERGRELVRRTVPYLRELAAAAGDRYARTAWAQDPDFDGAYSTFRPGQYTRFKDYLYVEADDPAVRQTVTVGNLAFAGEQFSDEYYGYMNGAAQTGRLAAAAIYGAIASPPVTGSHLELGRQPHSPVQGLT; from the coding sequence ATGGCACACACCCGGTTATTTCAGCTTTTGCGACAGGCCGTTGCAAAGGCCTCTTCGGCTGAGGACGACGCTGAACCCTTTAAACCAACTAACCCGGCAGCGGGGGTGACCCTATCGCGGCGGCAGATGCTGCGCTGCTCGGCCCTGGCGGCGGCTCTGGCCATCGATGGCAACCTGCCCCAGGGCGATGCGGGGCGATCGCCCCGCATCGCCATTGTTGGCGGCGGCCTGGCGGGCCTCAATGCCGCCTACACCCTCCAAAAGCTGGGCCTGGCGGCTACGGTCTACGAGGCCAAACCCTACGTGGGCGGGCGCATTCAGTCGCGGGCCGGGCTGGTGATGCCGGGGTTGGTGAATGACCTGGGGGCAGCGTTTATCAACTCCGACCACCGCGACATGCTGGCGCTGGTGGAGGAGCTGGGTCTGGAGCTGTTCGATCGCCGCAGCCTGACCGCCACCCTGCCCTTTCCGGAGGCGGCCTTTTACTTTGAGGGGCGGGCGATCGCCGAGGACGAACTGGTGGCGGCGATGACGCCCCTGGCCCGGCAGATCGGGCGGGATGCGGGCCTGCTGATGGTGGACTTTGACCGCTACGCGCCCCAGTTCGATGCCCTGTCGGTGGCCGACTACCTGGCCCTGCACCGCGACCTGCTGAGCGAGCGGTACGTGGGCTCGCTGCTCTGCGCCACCATTCGCACCGAGTACGGGGTCGAGGCCCACCAGTCGTCGGCGCTGCAGCTGCTCTTTAACCTACCCCAGGTGCGCAACCACCGGGCCGAGCCCTTGGGGGCAGACGAGCTGTTTCTGGTGCAGGGGGGGACGGGGCAAATTCCCCAGGCCCTGGCGGCCCGGCTGCAAACCCCGGTGCAAACGGGCTGGCGGCTGCGATCGCTCCGGTCCCAGGGCCAGGGTTTTTGCCTGGCGTTCAACCGGGGCACCGTGGAGGCCGATTATGTGGTGCTGGCCCTGCCGCTGCCGGCCCTGCGGCGGGTAGATCTGGCGGTGGATCTGCCCTCCACCCTGGGCCAGTTCATTGCCGAGTGTGGCCCAGGCCGCAACGAGAAGATCTTTGCCGGGTTCACCCATCGCCCCTGGCTTCAGCCCCAGGGGTTTACCGGCGGAGCCTGGAGCGACATGGGCTACAGCGGCCTGTGGGACGACACCCAGCGCCAGCGCGACCACCACCAGGGGGTGCTGACCTTCTTTTTGGGCGGCGACGAGCTGGGCGGGGCCGAGGGTCCGGTGACTGAGCGGGGACGGGAGCTGGTGCGGCGCACAGTGCCCTACCTGCGGGAGCTGGCGGCGGCGGCGGGCGATCGCTATGCCCGCACCGCCTGGGCTCAGGACCCAGACTTCGACGGGGCCTACAGCACCTTCCGGCCGGGGCAGTACACCCGGTTCAAGGACTACCTCTACGTGGAGGCGGACGACCCGGCGGTGCGCCAGACGGTGACGGTGGGCAACCTGGCCTTTGCCGGGGAGCAGTTCAGCGATGAGTACTACGGCTACATGAACGGGGCCGCCCAGACCGGGCGACTGGCGGCGGCGGCTATCTATGGGGCGATCGCTTCGCCGCCTGTAACCGGCTCCCATTTGGAACTGGGCCGGCAACCTCACTCACCCGTCCAGGGACTGACTTGA
- the gatA gene encoding Asp-tRNA(Asn)/Glu-tRNA(Gln) amidotransferase subunit GatA: MSVIRSLHQQLVSKAQSAVEITQGYLDQIAALEPTIHSYLTVTGEQALAQAQAVDDRIAAGEDIGLLTGIPIALKDNLCTQGVRTTCGSKILENFVPPYESTVTGRLRDAGAIALGKTNLDEFAMGSSTENSAYQITGNPWDVSRVPGGSSGGSAAAVAAGECAVALGSDTGGSIRQPASFCGVVGLKPTYGLVSRFGLVAYASSLDQIGPLTRTVEDAAILLGGIAGYDSNDSTSLNVSVPDYTQCLKTDLKGRRVGIITETFAAEGIDPAVRAATEKAIQQLKDLGAEIQEISCPRFPYGLPTYYIIAPSEASSNLARYDGVKYGVRKDTDSLMDMYTKTRAEGFGAEVKRRIMIGTYALSAGYYDAYYLKAQKVRTLIKQDFETAFGRVDVLVCPTAPTTAFKAGEKVDDPLSMYLSDLMTIPVNLAGLPGLSLPCGFDDQGLPIGLQLIGNALREDLLFEVGYAYEQATEWHRRVPG; the protein is encoded by the coding sequence ATGTCAGTCATTCGTAGCCTGCATCAGCAGTTGGTTAGCAAAGCGCAATCGGCGGTGGAGATCACCCAGGGCTACCTCGACCAGATCGCCGCCCTGGAACCGACGATCCACAGCTACCTGACCGTCACTGGCGAGCAGGCCCTGGCCCAGGCGCAGGCGGTGGACGATCGCATTGCCGCCGGAGAAGACATTGGCCTGTTGACGGGTATTCCCATCGCCCTGAAGGACAACCTCTGCACCCAGGGCGTCCGCACCACCTGCGGCTCCAAGATTTTGGAGAACTTCGTGCCGCCCTACGAGTCCACCGTCACGGGGCGGCTGCGGGACGCGGGGGCGATCGCCCTGGGCAAGACCAACCTGGACGAGTTTGCGATGGGCAGCTCCACCGAAAACTCGGCCTACCAGATCACGGGCAACCCCTGGGATGTGAGCCGCGTCCCCGGTGGGTCCTCCGGGGGGTCGGCGGCGGCGGTGGCGGCTGGAGAGTGCGCCGTCGCCCTGGGGTCCGATACGGGCGGGTCCATTCGTCAGCCCGCCTCTTTTTGCGGCGTGGTGGGGCTGAAGCCCACCTATGGCTTGGTGTCGCGCTTTGGCCTGGTGGCCTACGCCTCCTCCCTCGATCAGATCGGTCCGCTGACCCGCACCGTGGAAGATGCTGCGATTTTGCTGGGGGGCATTGCCGGGTACGACTCTAACGACTCCACCAGCCTGAATGTCAGCGTTCCCGACTATACCCAGTGCCTGAAAACCGACCTCAAGGGCCGCCGGGTGGGCATCATCACCGAAACCTTTGCCGCCGAGGGCATTGACCCCGCCGTGCGGGCCGCCACCGAAAAAGCGATCCAGCAGCTCAAGGATCTGGGGGCGGAGATTCAGGAGATTTCCTGCCCTCGCTTCCCCTACGGCCTACCCACCTACTACATCATTGCCCCCTCGGAGGCGTCCTCCAACCTGGCCCGCTACGACGGTGTCAAGTACGGCGTCCGCAAGGACACCGACAGCCTGATGGACATGTACACCAAGACCCGCGCCGAGGGCTTTGGGGCCGAGGTAAAGCGGCGGATCATGATTGGCACCTATGCCCTGTCGGCAGGCTACTACGACGCTTACTATCTCAAGGCTCAAAAGGTGCGGACTTTGATCAAGCAGGACTTTGAAACCGCCTTTGGCCGGGTGGATGTGCTGGTGTGCCCCACCGCCCCCACCACCGCCTTCAAAGCAGGCGAAAAAGTGGATGACCCGCTCAGCATGTACCTCTCCGACCTGATGACGATTCCGGTGAACCTGGCCGGGTTGCCGGGGCTGAGCCTGCCCTGCGGCTTTGACGACCAGGGACTGCCCATTGGCCTCCAGCTCATCGGCAATGCCCTGCGGGAGGACCTGCTGTTTGAGGTGGGCTACGCCTACGAACAGGCGACGGAGTGGCATCGGCGGGTGCCGGGGTAG